In the genome of Vicia villosa cultivar HV-30 ecotype Madison, WI linkage group LG7, Vvil1.0, whole genome shotgun sequence, one region contains:
- the LOC131620478 gene encoding FBD-associated F-box protein At4g10400-like has protein sequence MAPKLLSSKRRKEVENHSVGIDRMSSLPDSLLCHILSFLPTKTSVATMTLVSRRWRHLWQHLQAFDLDEDSFRTVQKSKRFKKFALFVNAVLAFRKSRDIRNFQLTCDIQESNHRRYCAEMWICAAINPNLEQLSLSIATANFCWRLNLPRSLLNCTNLVSLSLVGEISMNVQHFELHFPSLKWLKLDAIIFDSEIDLLSACPILETLHHVYFVPEYWTIHPAPPSSQRLKFAGGNFSWTFLQVDCGFGITTLGIIGNLQSMVEACIHFFPSQISEFVDPILDHLQNDNVSQIQLRHSTTKCSLRPQVLNYPEFRNLLHLKFILPCFNTNLLVNVLDKCHMIQVLIIQSNKEEQPPLRTWDPKSTTVPKCLKSHLSYIHIEGYQGFEDELTFAEYILRNGLVLKTMLIFVDTTIQLTNKYCSVKRLTDIPRGSTMCQLKFDPTTVSS, from the exons ATGGCGCCGAAGTTGTTATCCTCTAAACGACGGAAAGAAGTAGAAAACCACAGCGTAGGTATCGACCGGATGAGTAGTTTACCGGACTCTCTACTGTGCCACATCCTATCATTCCTTCCTACCAAAACATCCGTCGCTACCATGACTCTTGTGTCTCGCAGGTGGCGTCACCTATGGCAGCATCTGCAAGCTTTCGACCTTGATGAGGACTCGTTTCGTACAGTCCAAAAGTCCAAAAGGTTCAAAAAATTTGCACTTTTTGTGAATGCTGTGCTCGCCTTCCGCAAATCCCGCGACATTCGAAACTTTCAACTCACATGCGACATTCAAGAGTCGAACCATCGTCGTTACTGCGCCGAGATGTGGATCTGTGCTGCCATTAACCCCAACCTTGAACAACTGTCTCTCTCCATTGCCACCGCCAACTTCTGTTGGCGTTTGAACCTCCCTCGTTCGCTTTTGAATTGCACCAATCTTGTTTCCCTCAG TCTTGTTGGTGAAATCAGTATGAATGTTCAACATTTTGAGCTTCATTTTCCATCACTTAAGTGGCTCAAACTCGATGCAATTATTTTCGATTCCGAAATTGACTTGCTCTCTGCCTGCCCCATCCTTGAAACTCTGCACCATGTTTACTTTGTACCCGAATATTGGACCATACATCCTGCGCCACCTTCTTCACAGAGGTTGAAATTTGCCGGTGGAAATTTCTCTTGGACTTTCCTTCAAGTAGATTGTGGCTTTGGTATAACAACATTGGGCATCATTGGCAACTTGCAGAGTATGGTGGAAGCGTGCATTCACTTCTTTCCCTCACAAATAAGTGAATTTGTCGACCCTATTCTCGACCACCTCCAAAACGATAATGTGTCACAGATACAGTTGCGGCATTCAACAACAAAG TGCTCACTTCGACCTCAGGTTCTAAACTATCCTGAATTTCGCAATTTACTTCATCTAAAGTTCATTCTTCCCTGTTTCAACACAAATCTTCTAGTGAACGTGCTTGACAAGTGTCATATGATTCAAGTTCTCATAATCCAGAGCAACAAG GAGGAACAACCACCTTTAAGAACATGGGACCCAAAGTCAACAACAGTTCCTAAGTGTCTCAAATCCCACCTGAGTTATATTCACATAGAAGGATATCAAGGATTTGAAGATGAGTTGACATTTGCTGAATATATTTTGAGGAACGGACTTGTTTTGAAGACAATGCTTATTTTTGTTGATACTACAATACAACTAACAAATAAGTATTGTTCTGTCAAAAGATTAACTGACATACCAAGGGGATCCACCATGTGCCAACTTAAATTTGACCCAACTACTGTATCTTCTTAA